The Nicotiana sylvestris chromosome 6, ASM39365v2, whole genome shotgun sequence genomic sequence AaggattataaggaaaagataAGATTTGAAAAGTACATTTAATAGTCACTCGAATTAATAAGTATTAATGTATATTAGATCATTACGGACTAATATATGTATGTGTATGCACTGATTGAAGTGTCTCAAAATTGAAAGTATTACCTAAGAAATTAGTTTGTCTTAAGTTCGACAGTCTCTAGGACTAGTGCCAAGCAGACTGTTGTACCAGACAATTACTGATATGGTTGCTTACACGAAACGTGTGTACAAAATATACTAGTGGTCCAGTACAATGTATGCATATGAAAGAGTATGTAACTGCAAAAGACGAATATGTATATTCGATAGTAGCCCATACTGATCCTCGATTCTTCTGTACATTCTCTTTTTAACTCTCACCAACACCCAGCACATGATAACCCGTACCATTATCTCAGGACTCCATTGTATAAGGGTCTAAAACTGCTTAGAGATCATTAAACAACTGTCTTTGTTTTTTAGTTTTTTGATGTGTGCTAAACTTTTGTCTTTATATACATATAGAATATTTTTAATCTGCTTAGTTTAAGTTGTTGAGATGCGAAAACTATCTTTCATCTTAGTTGATTAGATGTATTCTGCGACCATTTTGTGGTCTGGGGATTTGCTCCTCCTGGCTTATTCTGTTTTATTTTGCCGATCTTGGTCCTAGTAAACATCAGGAGAAAACAGAGCGAGTTCGACCAGTTGTGCAGGTCTTTGAGGATTTTTATACATTTATCAACTTTATCAACGATCCAAGATTTGCTAACTTCTGAAATTATGTGACGTCAAAACTATTAATGAAGTTAGCAACAGTTTTCCATTGAGCAGGATTTATTGTTCAAGTTATTCAACTTGTTGCAAATTTTGAGCTTCTTGGAGACATGGAAAAAGCTGGAATCTATAGTTTTATACAATTCTTAAAGAAATGTCGAGAAAGTGGTGGTTTTGTTAATGATCTCCCGAGGAACTGTTTTGTTCATTACAGGTGGCTTGGTGAGACTGGGGAAGCATACAGGTCACTAGCCAAGGCAGCAGAGATACTGCGAATTACTCATGGAACAAACACTAATTTCATGAAGGAGCTCTTTGTGAAGATAGAAGAAGCTCGTGCGGAGTTCTCTTATAGGATTTCATCAACTTGGAAGATAGAAGAGGATGTTTGAACTGCATCCACAGATGCACATAATTTTGTAGACAATATATACAAAATTCTGTTATACCAGTTTGACAAAGGGTGGCCCCTCTTTCCTAATTAttacaatgaaaagtttcttGTGAGATACTAATTAATTAGAAGGAAAATTTGTTCTATGACCAAGTCAGGCAGGGTAAAAAGGAATAACCTCTCCAAAAACTTAAAAGTACAAAAAAGTGGCCAATCCTCACGGCTTGAGCCTGCTCTCTCCTTTTGATGGAAGTTGAATTACTACTGAGAGAAAATATGCTATCTTGGCAGGTTCTTCTATCTTATATAAGACACTTGAGTATTGATTTTTGGAAAGGGGTGCAAGGCATGTTTCATAGGAAGGTGTAAATAGCTAAAACTATGTATTGTTGATTAAATTCCGAGTTCTATTTGGGGCCTGCATAACAGTGCAGGAATTCTCTATATGtgataatatattttattttcgaGTATTTCTGCATTGAAGAACTAGAGTATGCTTTTGAACTTCAAGCTTTGCAACCAAGTTAATTAGAAGGAAAATTTGTTCTATGACCAAGTCAAAAACATGGTAATAAGGAACAACCTCTCCAAAAACTTCAAAAGTACAAAAAAGTGGCCAATCCTCACGGCTTGAGCCTGGATTACACGGGTCTAAGACAGACGTTTAAAAGAAATGAGCTGACATGTAGTAGCATCTAAAATGACCTGAAAAATATACCAGTATAACATAATAATCTATCATCATATTGCCCAACGCTCAAATCGAGCTGTTCTAAGAAGTTTCTGCAGAACTTGATTTCCAAAAAGGGATGAAAGGTCTACAACCGTGAAAATATAACAAGAAACTCTCTCTAAAAAGTCTAAGCATATCAACGGTAGCGACGTAGAGACAAAGTCTGGTTCCTCTTCCAAGTTGCCCTTCTTGAGGGGCGTTGCTTGTGGTGCAAGTGTCCTTTTCCTTGGAGACCCCTGTTTTTCTTGCCAGCTGAAGTCAGTCCACGAAGCTCTCTATGCTTGTGCACCGGGTTGCAGATCCAGTTGATTCTTGGGTCATTCCTCACAGCAGCATGGGCAGCATCAATCAGGATCACTTCAAAGTACTTATAAGTAGAATCCTGCAATCAACAACGTAAAAAGTTGTTTTGTATGACATGAGCCCAGAGAATCTGCACTGGTAGAAAATTCAAATTTTGCTAAGAGAGTCAACAGGCAAATACCTCGTTGATCCAGTAAGAATTAAGGACCTTTAGACCACCCAATTTCCTACCAGCACGCTCCTCAGCAACAGAGCGCTTACTGCGCTGAAACTTCAACTGGGTTACTCCCTGGTTGGTAGGCTTACCATACACAATACCTTTGGGTACAGGTCTCTTCCTTCCACCACGCTTTACACGAACACGGTAAACCACGTAGCCCTGCAAATATTATTGAACACAGTCACACGGATATAAATCAAAAGTAGACAACAAAGGCACCATTTCTAATATGGAAATGGAGAATTGACAATACTGTTACTTAGTTCTAACTTTGAGAAGTCATACAACAATTGCATGTACTACAAGAAAAAAACTGCAACTTGCTTGAATCCAGTGCATCAAGAAATTTCAGATGAcaatgaatggaaagagggaCATTATACTCTCATAGCAGCAACCTGTTAACAGAAATTACAGATGCTGCTCTACACAATTATTTACAGGGGCAATAAGAAGAGACACGACAATTATGGCTAAGCCGAGAAAGGAGCATATTTATTTAATCAGATATTGAATCAAATATTGCTAATTGTAATAGAATCGCATCAATTGAATACATGCCGTCAAAGGCAACAGAATTAAATCAAAAGTACAATCTCAATTGAACACACAAACTCAGGTTTTACCAGACCAAGTTCATTTTCACCTTAGTGCATCCAAGAACAAACAATTGTAGATTCAGAGAACTTAGCACACCCTACATATGAGTATAGGTACAGATTTGCAATATGCACGACTGAAACCTCTCAGCAAGTGACATTGTCAAAAATATCACAAACAACAACTATGCCTCAATTACAAGCAAGTAGGGATTGACTACAAGAATCGTCACGACACATGTCACTACATTTAAGCTCAACTCAACACCGTCAAATATCAGAACGAAAAGAAAAAGTACCTGCTTGGCTTTGTAGCCGAGGCGTCGTGCCTTGTCAGGACGAGTAGGTCTAGTGACACGCACTATGGATGGGAGCTGGCGGTACTCCCAGCACCTCACCCTCTGCAAAAACCTCATCACATCCGACTGTTTCTTCCTCCATAGCTCAGACACGTAAGTATAGGCACCTACATATCCACCACATAACAAACCACAATCATTTTCCAGAAAAACACAATATAAGCATATCCTGTATTTGCATGATCAAACCAGCATTACCAAAATTCCAACAATTACATTTCAAACACTAAAAATTGCACCATTATTTTGACATGAATAAAGCGACCCTCATTTTGACATGAATCAATATCAAACAAGAAGGGTAATGCAGAGATAACTGAAATAAAATTAGATAAACATACCCATTGTAGTGCGGCGGAACTCTCTCCTCTTACTCAACTATTACCGGTGAAGTTCCGCCTTAGGGTTTTGTGGGAGACTGGGTTTTTAATGACCTCTTGGGCTAAAGACCAATCGGTCCATTGTCCAAATTCCAAAATAGAGTAATTTTACGTATGGTTTGCACGAGGTAGCCGATTTAGGATCCCTATTTAAGGAATAGCCGAATTTACAAAGTTTTTAGAGCTTAACCGCCTCATAATTAATTTCAATTTTCAAATATGTGAGTCTTAAGTTAATATCAGGGGTTTAAAGTTTCCAAATTTAGAGTGAGGCTGAAGTTTAAATTCAGACATGAGGTCTGAAGTTAGACCGAAAAAGATACTGTATAACCGTTGtaaaaataatagtcgaaaaatgtataaaatttatatattttttgtatatatatacattctgtatattatatacaaattttatacactttttcggctaccaaatataaataatttctggtGTGGGTTAAAAATGATAATACCCCAAGTTAGACAGTGGAAGAGCCCAACTTCACATCCGAAGATCTAAATTTAAACTTTGgcttttaaaacttcaaattttaggTATGAATTTAGGTTTTGGCAAAGTATAAATTCATATCAGAATGTTTGAGTAAGAAGCACCAACAGATTCAGTGAAGTTtgtcaaaattaattaaattttaactACTTTAATAAACTTGATATATATTAGTAATATATATTAAATAGGGGTGTTACAAGCAGTTACACAATGTCATCCTATTGTAATTACACCATGTGgacactcttagaagttcgttaTTTTTTCACAATTAAAATTAAACTCTTAATTTGAATattaatttcaaattttaaacttTCGAACTTTAGATCACTAATTTAAAGCTTAAAATAAGTGGTCAACTTCTAAATATAAGGCTATAAAATAGACTATTTGCAAATCAACTCACCCTGAGGCAGGAATGTGGTAATGACGTGGGGTGGTCATTTTTTAACCTACCATTTAAGGTTTAGTCACCAATTTTAAAGCTGAGCAAAAAGAGTCATTTTTCTGTTATAATTAATACGAAAAGACTTTCTTTTATCCTttattcatcttttttttttctttcaaacccTCTTTTCTTCGggaaaattacatgatatacTCATTTGTAAAGCTCACTTTCATGATATACCTAAGTTTTGAAATTACATCAAATATCTCAAAAATATTACACGCTATACCTTCATATATTCTAAAACATATAACGATATTCTACTTTGGAATACAATCAAAATCTAACTTACCATatattctaatttggaatacaATATTTTAACTAAACAGACCATAATGTTTTAATTTTGAATATATTATTCAAACTAAAGATACCACAATATTCTAATTCGAAAAATCCAAACCTAGCTTACCATAATATTTTAATTAAGAATACAATATCCAAACTAAACATACTATAATATTCTAACAAAAACAAACTATAGtattctaatttggaatacaGTATCCAAATCAAATATACTACAACGTTTTAATTTGGAATACAATATCCAATGCAAATATACAATAATTATTAATTTGGAATACACTATTCAAACTAAATATGCTACAATATTCTAATTTGAAATACAATATCCAAATTAAATATATCGCAATATTCTAATATGGAATATACAGTATTATATTTTAGAATACAATAGGTATACAtggtaaaataattttataaagtaGGTATACAgagtaaaataaatattttaatggTCTATGGTGTTAACTGATATTTTCAATGGGCATACCGCGTAGATTATCCCTTTTCTTTTACAAACCCTTGTTTCTTTTCTAAACTAAGGAGAAACTCATATAATTGTTAGGAGTTGAAAAGTACTCGAGGAAATTATATGTGCAATTCAGGGACGATTAGTGTCGTCCGAGAGATTGTGCAACAGTTCTGGAGTTGAATggaaaaagtaaaagaagaaatatttgtttgaccaaaaagtataatCCTTggtttaaataattaaatttatgaTATGAAGGGATAAACCTAATTAACAATAATATCTCTAGATGCGAGTTCCGAAAGTGTGATTAGCGTTGGACAGATCTGGTAGAAATATAGTGATGGTGTGCAATAATCATTCCAAGTAACATGAGCAATAATAGAACATTTAATGGCaatgaataacaataaatgacatttaagtaaataTAAGGAGTGCTTCACCCAATAAAGGATGAACTAGGTGGTTATTTCCTCCTGACAATGATGAGTGACAGATAAATCCTTGAATGTTCGAATTATACGCGGATCTGATGGAAAGTGGGGAATAATTTGGACAAGAATCTTGATGAAAAGGTCCTTCTTGTATCATAGTAAGAGAGAGAATCTTTAGCCAAAAATTTGTTCTTACATATGAAAGTTCACGTGCCTCACATCATTGGCCCTTCTTTTTATATATATGAAACATATTTCTAACAAACTTTAATAGTACAAACCGCAAAGAATATTCGCTAGAATATTCCCTTTAATATCTTATTTCAAAAACTAGTCGTTACAACTTCATCAGTGATGTTCGACCTCGACCATTATCGACATCTCGATCACGACTCCTATCGACTCTTTGGCTATGAATATTTTTGCTTCTTGGCCTATCTCGACTAATGACTACTGGAGAATTCTTCCTTCGGGCTATTTGTATTTCGAATATTATTTGACAGATTtcgaccaatacagttagtcccccACTTATTGAGGCGGGCTTAATGAGCGGATTCTGTTTGCCTTGGTCGAGATGATTGGATGAGTGGGTCGGTCGTGATGTTTGAGGCGAGTTGGCAACGTGGCCTTTCATGAGCCGCAACTTTTGGGGTTACGTTGTTCCTAGATCAGAGTGACGTCAAATGTCATTATGATGCATTTTCCTGATGCGTTGCATCGTTTCGCATGCGTCTTTTGGTTGGATCTGCCGCTTTGATAGTGGTGCCAAGTAATGATGACCTAATTTCTTGGTTCTGACGCCTAAGCTCTTATAAATAGGGATGTGAAGATATAATCACAAGTTTTACAGATTTCCCATATCGAAACCTTGTGTCTTCTTATTCTTCCATTGTTGTGCATCTCCTTTCCCTGCCCTAGCGATCCTTGTTGTTTTTAACTCCCCTTTGCTTTGAATAGTCTCTATTTCGTTGGAAATATGTCTAACGTATCTTCTTGTCCAACGAGGAAAGTGACATGGTTCCCTTAGCGATGGTTTTCCCTCCTCAAGTGGAGGGCGTCTCTGTTGTTGTTGAAGACGAGAACTTCCATACGGTGGAGGAGATAATTCCTCGTAGTGAGAAAGCCATGTATAATTTTACAAAGGCACCTGAAGCTGAGCCCTAAATCTCTGAGTCGGCAATGAAGGAGGCCGATTTATTAGAGCTTAGGGCTAAATAGGCATTCCCCTTCTTCCACTAGTGAAGGAGTTTTGCTATTTCTATGGCGTTTGGAACTCAGCTCGTACCGTATATCTACAAGCTCATaaaggtgtcacgaccctaaaaccgactcAGTCGTGAAGGCGCCTATCGTAatactaggtcagccgacacaactcccaagttaaccatttaatcaataataaTTCGTTTTAAgcttttaattaatcaaatatctcaaaATGTAAGTATGAATGAATAGTGcagaaataatatacaagcccgacatcgggatgtcacaagtcacgagcatctattaagTTCTGAGTACAACAAGAGtgtaaaaatgtactaaatacagtagaaggaagacaagagggagaaaagcagtgctgcgaacgtcgagctaccttgctaactccaatgattctgccactgagcaatcaacacccattACCGTGTCCAGAACTACCTGagtctgcacacaaggtgcagggagtaatgtgagtacgtcaactcagtgagtaataaaagtaaaagcagctgagagataagaaaactcgtaaaacacagcaaaattcCACAAAGAGGCAGTGTAAccaatacaatacaataaaacAGTGAGAACTTGTAAAAAAACAcattagttcagtataagcttctttaaaacatcttttaacagttaaacgagtgaatgaaaacagtaagaaaaggtaaacacataaaatcaacccctcgggcaaaataccaacagaactagccccttgggctatctcacaatcacttgtatcagcccctcgggcaataacatggaacaatcTCAACCCCTCGGGCTAATCACATCACACACTGGGTActtgtgctcactgggggtgtacagactccgggaggggccccttataacccaagcgcaatatcaagccatctcgtggcatgaTCAATAGGCTcctggcctcatatcaagccacctcatggaataacaactcaggccctcggccttataatctTAAATCAGTACAATACTGCTGCGAtatgcagcctgatcccataataatcTCACAACACATGTCCTCaaccctactcagtcagaaatctctaaaagccactcgggcacagtaaaatatgatgctcagctcaaaatatcatttaagatgtcaaaacagagtaaaacatgattgagttatgaaaataatagaatatagcatgactgagtacaagtataaagtcaaaacagtgatgaATAGtggtaaaaatcccctaagagtccaaaacagttggcacgaggcccaaatatgacattcaacccaaaacatgatgatatcaaataatttttaatcaaatacgcagtaaaacagtcattcgggatggactaagtcacaatccccaacagtgtacAACTCCACGCTCGTcgtctagcatgtgcgtcacctcaaaatagcacaacgatgtgaaattcggggtttcataccctcaggacaacatttacaatcattactcacctcaatctgatccaaaatctagcccgcaatgcctttgcctctcgactcggcctccgaatgatccaaatctagccaaaagcagattcataccatcaaaaatatgctaagggaacaaagtccattcgaaaatatccaatttataccaaaaatcccgaaattggctaaACCTGGCcccggcccacgtctcgaaatccgataaaaattacatcaataaaatccttatcctctcacgagcccatacataccaagaacatcaaaatcagacAAATTGCCTAATCGAGAAGGAGCTGGATTTTGAGTTTGTCCCTGTTGATATGGCCTCTAGCGAACACAAGAAGCACCCTTACCTTTCCCTCAATGTAAGCATAATTACATTGAGTCTATTGTTAGTgattatttacatatatatatttatgttccGGAAAAAGAAACTCGTTGAATAGAGTCTCCGCCTGCCTCTACTTACCACCATTCCACTTTTCAGCATATTGCAATTGACCATTGATAAAGATgtctcattttatcattttctgcAACTTTAGCTTTGAACATGGGGATTCATGCCCCCTCTCTAAAAATGAGATTTTTTTAAACAGATGCAGCCTTTTGGTCAAGTACCAACATTTGAAGATGGGGACTTGAAGCTCTTTGGTAAGTACTTTTGCAATTCTTGCAATTTATATATATGAACACAAAGGTGACAAAATATGAAAGGATTTAAGTTTATATACAAATAGTGTAAATATTTTCTACACTATTctgtttgtgagcacgtgatttttgccctatatgaattattcccataaattcaaacaaaataaatttttcccaatgtttgcaatttcgtggatttttgtagcattttttgttGATTGCCTGCATTTAtttgtgcacgtttattttatttaattcatgaaaaatacaaaaaatatattgcatttgcatttaggatttaattttgcatctttaaattaattagtaatttagttgttacaaaaatagaaaaatcacaaaactaacCCATTTTTGCACTTAGATTCGAATCTTgtagttttctttaatttggtaattaattagttgttgtaaatattattttgagtaattaatctaatttggtgggataatttggtttgggatttaatttaggttttatttttaattttttattttgaaaagaaaagaaaacttgaaattgaaaaagagaaaaaggtttTGAAACAAGAGAATTTGAATTTTGGGCTTATCAATTGAATTTccccccaggcccaaacaattttcCCCTGAGACCCGCCCCACCCGCCTGGCTGACCCGACCCGCCCCACTCGCCCAAAATATAATCAGACAATGCGACGAGCCCTAAATCCCAAGCGCAAAAATGGGCGTTActgttcttcttctccaacaaGCTTAAATTCGTCCCTAAATTACTCAAATCCATGGCGAGTGAATCCAATCTCAAACCACGCGTTCCCTCCTTCTCTCCTCTTGCCATTTCTAACGGTTCTGACACCAAAGATTCCCCCTCCTCTCACTCGCTCGAATTTGAGATATAACGCGCGATTGGAAGGTTCTAAGAACGATTCGTTGGATGAGTATGAGGCGTTGGATTGATTTCACTCAATCCGAGCCCCACATTCATCAGGGGTTTGTTTT encodes the following:
- the LOC104216276 gene encoding large ribosomal subunit protein eL15-like, translated to MGAYTYVSELWRKKQSDVMRFLQRVRCWEYRQLPSIVRVTRPTRPDKARRLGYKAKQGYVVYRVRVKRGGRKRPVPKGIVYGKPTNQGVTQLKFQRSKRSVAEERAGRKLGGLKVLNSYWINEDSTYKYFEVILIDAAHAAVRNDPRINWICNPVHKHRELRGLTSAGKKNRGLQGKGHLHHKQRPSRRATWKRNQTLSLRRYR